One segment of Macrotis lagotis isolate mMagLag1 chromosome 1, bilby.v1.9.chrom.fasta, whole genome shotgun sequence DNA contains the following:
- the LOC141517675 gene encoding uncharacterized protein LOC141517675 isoform X2 — protein MLAWPFSIKLPGMKMLHLSGLILFCCLLTLTPAQQPENTLSNLQAGKKHLGYCWKDKPSKAEKAKDLDSKAILEAYSLYLHKFMGPLSIVTPLLDASKIVKTPSTIITGKLMERAQSNLQEFLEIQTTKEQHRLSSTILIRFNMEFKVPITKHMILLHVTIIMPAEIKAEKDKKNKIHLALCSCITEDNNLNILIT, from the exons ATGCTTGCCTGGCCCTTCTCTATCAAGCTACCTGGAATGAAGATGCTTCACCTCTCGGGTCTTATACTTTTCTGTTGCCTACTCACCTTGACTCCAGCCCAACAACCTGAAAACACCCTAAGTAACCTGCAAGCAGGCAAGAAGCATTTGGGCTATTGTTGGAAGGACAAGCCTAGTAAAGCAGAAAAAGCCAAAGATTTGGATTCTAAAGCCATCTTGGAGGCTTATTCTTTGT ATCTCCACAAGTTTATGGGACCTCTGAGTATTGTCACACCCCTCTTGGATGCTTCAAAGATTGTGAAAACGCCTTCTACTATCATTACTGGGAAGTTGATGGAGAGAGCACAATCAAACCTTCAGGAATTCCTTGA AATTCAGACAACTAAGGAACAACACCGTCTCTCTTCAACAATTCTGATCAGATTCAATATGGAATTCAAAGT gccAATTACTAAACACATGATCCTGCTACACGTGACCATTATAATGCCAGCTGAAATCAAAGCAGAAAAAGACAAGAAGAAtaaaatccacctggccctgtgctCCTGTATCACTGAGGACAACAATTTAAACATCTTAATCACTTAA
- the LOC141517675 gene encoding BPI fold-containing family A member 3-like isoform X1, translating into MLAWPFSIKLPGMKMLHLSGLILFCCLLTLTPAQQPENTLSNLQAGKKHLGYCWKDKPSKAEKAKDLDSKAILEAYSLYLHKFMGPLSIVTPLLDASKIVKTPSTIITGKLMERAQSNLQEFLELNITNIEFFHIRIQTTKEQHRLSSTILIRFNMEFKVPITKHMILLHVTIIMPAEIKAEKDKKNKIHLALCSCITEDNNLNILIT; encoded by the exons ATGCTTGCCTGGCCCTTCTCTATCAAGCTACCTGGAATGAAGATGCTTCACCTCTCGGGTCTTATACTTTTCTGTTGCCTACTCACCTTGACTCCAGCCCAACAACCTGAAAACACCCTAAGTAACCTGCAAGCAGGCAAGAAGCATTTGGGCTATTGTTGGAAGGACAAGCCTAGTAAAGCAGAAAAAGCCAAAGATTTGGATTCTAAAGCCATCTTGGAGGCTTATTCTTTGT ATCTCCACAAGTTTATGGGACCTCTGAGTATTGTCACACCCCTCTTGGATGCTTCAAAGATTGTGAAAACGCCTTCTACTATCATTACTGGGAAGTTGATGGAGAGAGCACAATCAAACCTTCAGGAATTCCTTGA GCTTAATATTACCAATATTGAATTTTTCCACATTAGAATTCAGACAACTAAGGAACAACACCGTCTCTCTTCAACAATTCTGATCAGATTCAATATGGAATTCAAAGT gccAATTACTAAACACATGATCCTGCTACACGTGACCATTATAATGCCAGCTGAAATCAAAGCAGAAAAAGACAAGAAGAAtaaaatccacctggccctgtgctCCTGTATCACTGAGGACAACAATTTAAACATCTTAATCACTTAA